In one window of Saprospiraceae bacterium DNA:
- a CDS encoding CDP-glycerol glycerophosphotransferase family protein: protein MKRKILHIVGSLNQTKQLHKISLEMPEYDHYFSQFFGEGILFKWMAESGWLDWTIMGTQSAFRREQHQYLQSVQANYDYRGDQFKDEYEMVFMCSDLMVPKKFPHAKLVFVQEGMTDPVTRKSMFVKNLGLPAWFAGDTSLNGCSNKCDLYCVASEGYSKFFSEMGTDASKIRVTGIPNFDHVASFTSNNFPEKDYVLVCTSDIREVGGKENRVEFLNYCKKVAQDRKIIFKLHPNEKPERATHEIRKVFGELAVIYTSFETETLIANCGELITQYSSVVYIGMALGKKVHSFFPLSQLKERVPIQNGGTSAKLIAELAKSLLLEEELEFIPALRYYRSA from the coding sequence ATGAAAAGGAAAATATTACATATAGTTGGTTCATTAAATCAAACCAAACAGTTACACAAGATATCGCTGGAGATGCCAGAGTACGATCATTACTTCAGCCAGTTTTTTGGAGAAGGTATATTATTTAAGTGGATGGCGGAAAGTGGTTGGTTGGATTGGACCATCATGGGCACTCAAAGTGCTTTCCGTAGAGAGCAACACCAATATTTGCAGTCAGTTCAGGCCAATTACGATTATCGTGGTGACCAATTCAAAGATGAATATGAGATGGTATTTATGTGTAGTGATTTGATGGTTCCAAAAAAATTTCCGCATGCAAAGTTGGTTTTCGTTCAGGAAGGAATGACTGATCCGGTGACCCGTAAATCCATGTTTGTTAAAAATTTAGGATTACCTGCATGGTTTGCAGGAGACACGTCGTTGAATGGATGTTCAAATAAATGTGATCTGTATTGTGTGGCTTCTGAAGGGTATTCCAAATTTTTTAGTGAAATGGGTACAGATGCATCAAAAATCCGTGTAACCGGGATTCCAAATTTTGATCATGTAGCTTCATTTACAAGCAATAACTTTCCGGAAAAAGATTACGTTTTGGTATGTACATCTGATATCAGGGAAGTCGGAGGAAAAGAGAACCGTGTTGAATTCCTGAATTATTGTAAAAAGGTAGCACAGGATCGAAAGATTATTTTTAAGCTGCACCCCAATGAAAAACCGGAACGAGCGACTCATGAAATCAGAAAAGTATTCGGGGAATTGGCTGTTATCTATACTTCATTTGAAACAGAAACGCTCATAGCTAATTGTGGTGAGTTAATTACACAGTATTCTTCAGTGGTATATATCGGTATGGCTCTTGGAAAAAAGGTGCATTCATTTTTTCCACTATCGCAGCTTAAAGAAAGAGTTCCTATTCAAAACGGAGGCACTTCTGCGAAATTAATTGCAGAATTA